One segment of Niabella beijingensis DNA contains the following:
- a CDS encoding SMI1/KNR4 family protein: MIHQDFEQIDNWLRQHAEKIAVHSLQPPATEAALEKLETAIGKPLPTDFKKLYQWHNGLSDTENFGSLFFGMDFFSIDRIITEYGGQRDAASDIIPLKKADMEIEASNLFNPSWIQFAFDGSHTGLYLDLAPAAAGQIGQIIFIDTEYDTGICVASSTAGLVADFAKYLRNGLYHLAEDALEDDNHYLEADDTIDIVNWQTSERWRR, encoded by the coding sequence ATGATACATCAAGACTTTGAACAGATTGATAACTGGCTACGGCAGCATGCCGAGAAAATCGCTGTTCATTCCCTGCAACCGCCGGCAACAGAAGCGGCATTGGAGAAGTTGGAGACTGCAATCGGCAAACCATTGCCCACGGATTTTAAAAAGCTCTATCAATGGCACAATGGATTATCCGATACCGAAAATTTCGGCAGCCTGTTCTTTGGAATGGATTTTTTTTCCATCGACCGGATCATAACGGAATATGGCGGGCAACGGGATGCTGCATCGGATATTATTCCGCTGAAAAAGGCAGACATGGAAATCGAAGCTTCCAACCTCTTTAACCCTTCCTGGATCCAATTCGCATTTGACGGATCGCATACCGGCTTGTACCTGGACCTGGCTCCTGCAGCGGCCGGACAAATCGGGCAAATCATTTTTATCGACACCGAATATGACACGGGCATATGCGTTGCCAGCTCCACGGCCGGCCTGGTTGCTGACTTTGCGAAGTACCTGAGGAATGGACTGTACCACCTGGCGGAGGATGCCCTGGAGGATGATAACCACTATCTGGAAGCGGATGATACTATTGATATAGTGAACTGGCAAACCAGTGAACGCTGGCGCCGTTAA
- a CDS encoding SRPBCC family protein, whose protein sequence is MPNIHHEVVIAATAEKVYHALTTQEGLSAWWTPHTTAVPEVDAIARFAFGGDYFKEMRIVELRPFERVQWLCVAGAQEWIGTTIAFGLQTGDREYLLQTHPEAADQIQQKITDGPATILTLRHDNWSDYSPMFAECSYTWAQFLRSLKLAGETGTGRPWPHQHQ, encoded by the coding sequence ATGCCAAATATTCACCATGAAGTAGTGATCGCCGCTACTGCTGAAAAAGTATATCATGCCCTTACCACACAGGAAGGACTGTCGGCCTGGTGGACGCCGCATACGACTGCCGTACCGGAGGTGGATGCCATTGCCCGTTTTGCATTTGGCGGGGATTATTTTAAGGAGATGAGGATCGTTGAGCTGCGGCCGTTTGAACGCGTACAATGGCTCTGCGTTGCCGGTGCGCAGGAGTGGATCGGTACTACCATTGCTTTCGGACTTCAGACCGGCGACAGGGAATACCTGTTACAGACGCATCCGGAAGCGGCAGACCAGATACAGCAAAAAATTACGGACGGGCCGGCAACGATCTTAACCCTGCGTCACGACAACTGGAGCGATTACTCGCCCATGTTTGCCGAATGCAGTTATACCTGGGCACAGTTTCTCCGCAGCCTGAAGTTAGCAGGTGAAACAGGAACAGGCCGCCCCTGGCCGCACCAGCATCAGTAA
- a CDS encoding DUF4256 domain-containing protein has product MKTSKKQLPASQKETLLGALKKRFEKNTNRHKGIEWASVLAKLEASPEKLWSLDEMESTEGEPDVVGYDKKNDTYIFMDCSAESPKGRRSLCFDGDALASRKEHKPADSAMEMAKAMGIELLTEEQYRELQQLGSFDLKTSSWVQTPAAIRKLGGALFCDRRYDQVFTYHNGAESYYAARGFRGVLHV; this is encoded by the coding sequence ATGAAAACAAGTAAAAAACAATTGCCTGCTTCGCAAAAGGAAACCCTGCTTGGGGCACTGAAAAAGCGTTTTGAAAAGAATACCAACCGGCATAAAGGGATTGAATGGGCCAGCGTACTGGCAAAGCTGGAAGCCAGCCCGGAAAAACTCTGGTCGCTGGATGAAATGGAAAGTACAGAAGGAGAGCCGGATGTGGTAGGATATGATAAAAAGAATGATACATATATATTCATGGATTGTTCAGCGGAAAGCCCAAAGGGACGCAGAAGCCTTTGTTTTGATGGTGACGCACTGGCCTCAAGAAAAGAGCACAAACCGGCAGACAGTGCTATGGAAATGGCAAAGGCCATGGGCATTGAGCTGCTGACCGAAGAGCAATACCGGGAATTACAGCAGTTGGGCAGCTTTGACCTTAAAACATCCAGCTGGGTGCAAACTCCTGCAGCGATAAGAAAACTGGGAGGGGCGTTGTTCTGCGACCGCCGCTATGATCAGGTATTTACCTATCACAACGGAGCGGAATCGTATTATGCCGCAAGGGGCTTCCGCGGAGTGCTGCACGTATAG
- a CDS encoding SRPBCC family protein, translating to MENTVIEKTVIINAPVSKVWNVFTDPAVTKQMGGYYDTDWKPGSSFGFRNMQGNKVTNGELLEFEPGRLIKHDLRESDNETILSVITYEFREEDGATILTGKEVMKHPLEQTAFDDAEAGWEFALKAVKDLAEKL from the coding sequence ATGGAAAATACGGTTATAGAAAAAACAGTGATCATCAATGCACCGGTCAGTAAGGTGTGGAATGTTTTTACAGATCCCGCGGTTACAAAACAAATGGGCGGATATTATGACACCGACTGGAAGCCCGGCAGTTCTTTCGGATTCAGGAATATGCAGGGCAATAAAGTGACGAATGGTGAGCTGCTTGAATTTGAACCGGGGCGGCTGATTAAACATGACCTCCGGGAGTCGGATAATGAAACCATTCTGTCCGTGATCACATATGAATTCAGGGAAGAAGATGGCGCTACGATACTCACAGGAAAAGAAGTGATGAAACATCCGCTGGAGCAAACCGCTTTTGATGATGCTGAAGCTGGCTGGGAATTTGCACTGAAGGCCGTGAAGGATCTTGCCGAAAAACTATGA
- a CDS encoding DinB family protein, with product MDRRIEKLIKFRQFLLAQIDGLTARQLNAIPPGYNNNIIWNLGHMICAQQGVCYIRAGLPVIVEDKYMRPFQTNTKPEGLIGEPEIKSIKTLLERTIDVFQADFDKKIFNNYTTSPNILKVYGITLNNIDDALEFLIYHDGVHSGTILALKHLV from the coding sequence ATGGACAGGCGCATCGAAAAACTAATTAAGTTCCGGCAGTTTTTGCTGGCGCAGATCGACGGACTTACCGCCCGCCAGCTGAATGCCATCCCGCCAGGGTATAACAATAATATCATCTGGAACCTGGGACATATGATCTGCGCGCAGCAGGGTGTTTGTTATATAAGGGCGGGGCTGCCGGTAATTGTGGAAGATAAATACATGAGGCCTTTCCAGACAAATACAAAACCCGAAGGCCTTATCGGGGAACCGGAAATAAAAAGTATTAAAACATTACTGGAGCGTACGATCGATGTATTTCAAGCTGATTTTGATAAAAAAATATTCAACAATTACACAACGTCACCCAATATATTGAAGGTGTACGGCATAACGCTGAATAATATTGACGACGCGCTTGAGTTTCTGATTTATCATGATGGGGTACATAGTGGTACAATACTGGCATTGAAACACCTGGTATAA
- a CDS encoding bleomycin resistance protein, with the protein MLTDIHPKLPMRNKDRTKEFYIDKLGFRQSGGDFDGYLMVQKDNIQIHFFEFKDLDPAENYGQVYIRTNQIERLYQSLLESAVDIHPAGHLEDKPWGQKEFALLDPDNNLLTFGQQS; encoded by the coding sequence ATGCTTACAGACATTCATCCAAAATTGCCGATGCGCAATAAAGACCGCACAAAAGAGTTTTATATAGATAAACTAGGCTTCCGGCAATCCGGAGGCGATTTCGACGGATACCTGATGGTTCAGAAAGATAATATTCAAATTCATTTTTTTGAGTTTAAGGATCTTGATCCGGCGGAAAATTACGGACAGGTGTATATCCGCACCAACCAGATCGAACGGCTTTATCAGTCATTGCTGGAGAGCGCGGTAGACATACACCCTGCAGGTCACCTGGAGGATAAACCCTGGGGGCAGAAAGAATTCGCATTACTGGATCCTGACAATAATTTGCTAACTTTCGGACAGCAAAGCTGA
- a CDS encoding Crp/Fnr family transcriptional regulator, with protein MKYYTVLKDIGPFSESDLLCFEEAAVRRHVNKNELLLKEGMVCRSVFYVLSGLLYQYRSGEIQEEIIDLHLEKEWVFNHASLIGQSPSTTAIKCFAKSEILELSLERLHALIAASKAFLQFGKIFNQHQARTYLFDNGLSPARKYRYIQEAKPGIAAVFPVKMIASYLKMAPETLSRVRAMP; from the coding sequence ATGAAGTATTATACCGTTTTAAAGGATATCGGTCCGTTTTCAGAAAGCGATCTGTTGTGTTTTGAAGAGGCCGCCGTAAGAAGGCACGTGAATAAAAATGAGCTGTTGTTAAAAGAAGGAATGGTGTGCAGATCTGTTTTTTATGTACTGTCGGGTTTGTTGTATCAATACCGGTCCGGTGAAATACAGGAAGAAATCATTGACCTGCACCTCGAAAAAGAATGGGTCTTCAATCACGCCAGCCTGATCGGTCAATCTCCCTCAACAACTGCCATTAAATGCTTTGCAAAATCTGAGATTCTTGAATTGAGTCTGGAGCGCCTTCACGCGCTTATTGCAGCATCAAAGGCGTTTCTGCAATTTGGAAAAATTTTTAACCAACATCAGGCCCGGACCTATCTCTTTGACAACGGTTTAAGTCCGGCCCGTAAATACAGGTATATACAGGAAGCAAAACCGGGAATAGCAGCGGTTTTTCCGGTTAAAATGATCGCCTCCTATTTGAAAATGGCTCCGGAAACATTAAGCCGGGTTCGGGCAATGCCCTGA
- a CDS encoding YdeI/OmpD-associated family protein, which translates to MNPKVDFYFDKGKWQEEIKLLRKIVLDCGLTEELKWGCPCYVFEDRNIVLIHVFKEYCALLLFKGALLQDPEGILIQQTENVQSARQIRFANTREITSQAAAIKSYIYEAVEVERAGLKVPLKKTRDYAIPEEFQKQLNKSSALKKAFETLTPGRQRAYLFYFSQAKQSKTREERVEKYIPKILEGKGLED; encoded by the coding sequence ATGAACCCAAAGGTTGACTTCTACTTCGATAAAGGAAAATGGCAGGAAGAAATAAAGCTCCTGCGGAAGATCGTTCTGGATTGTGGCCTCACCGAAGAGCTGAAATGGGGCTGTCCCTGTTATGTATTTGAAGACCGGAACATCGTATTGATCCATGTGTTTAAAGAATATTGCGCATTGCTGTTGTTTAAAGGCGCCCTGCTGCAAGATCCGGAAGGCATACTGATTCAGCAAACGGAGAATGTGCAATCGGCACGCCAGATCCGGTTCGCCAACACCAGGGAAATTACGAGTCAGGCAGCTGCTATAAAATCCTATATCTACGAGGCCGTTGAAGTAGAGCGGGCCGGATTGAAAGTGCCGTTAAAAAAAACAAGGGACTACGCCATTCCGGAAGAATTTCAAAAACAACTGAACAAAAGTTCTGCATTGAAGAAGGCCTTTGAGACGTTGACGCCGGGTCGCCAGCGGGCTTACCTGTTTTATTTCTCGCAAGCCAAACAATCCAAAACCCGGGAGGAACGGGTGGAGAAATATATACCAAAGATCCTGGAAGGAAAAGGCCTGGAAGATTAG
- a CDS encoding PDDEXK nuclease domain-containing protein: MHAKKTKTEVAKLTLVAELSQLIEQSQQQVVQQVNSGLTMLFWKIGRRVNADILQNKRADYGKQIISTVAAQLEARYGRNFEEKNLRRMLQFAEQFPLEEIVVPLARQLSWSHFLILIPLKSWEAKEFYANKTISESLGKRELRKQIAEKVYERTAIANLHNIGNSSPALHNNFKDPYFLDFLGLQNTFLEKDLEAAILRELEAFILELGKGFAFIERQKRMIIDGEDFYLDLLFYHRGLKRLVAVELKLGKFEAKHKGQMELYLRWLDKYEKQQGEQAPVGLILCAESSREQVELLEMHKDGIIVAEYWTELPPKKELEKKIHSILIEARERIQQNRLGL, translated from the coding sequence ATGCATGCAAAGAAAACAAAAACAGAAGTTGCAAAGCTCACATTGGTGGCAGAGCTATCACAACTGATAGAGCAAAGCCAGCAACAGGTAGTACAGCAGGTGAATAGCGGGCTTACAATGCTCTTCTGGAAAATAGGCAGACGTGTAAATGCCGATATTCTGCAAAATAAGCGGGCTGACTATGGTAAGCAAATCATATCAACTGTGGCGGCACAATTGGAGGCCCGTTATGGGCGCAATTTTGAAGAGAAAAATCTTCGCAGAATGTTGCAGTTTGCTGAACAATTCCCTTTGGAAGAAATTGTCGTGCCACTGGCACGACAATTGAGTTGGTCGCATTTTCTCATTCTTATTCCGCTTAAAAGTTGGGAGGCAAAGGAATTTTATGCGAATAAAACGATATCGGAATCCCTGGGAAAACGTGAATTACGTAAGCAAATTGCAGAAAAAGTATATGAGCGGACAGCCATCGCAAACCTACACAATATAGGAAACAGTAGTCCCGCACTGCACAATAACTTTAAAGATCCCTACTTTCTGGATTTTCTTGGTTTACAGAACACTTTTTTGGAGAAGGATCTCGAAGCCGCCATTTTGAGAGAACTGGAAGCATTCATTCTTGAATTAGGCAAGGGCTTTGCATTTATTGAAAGGCAGAAAAGGATGATTATTGACGGCGAAGATTTTTACCTTGATCTTTTGTTTTATCATCGCGGCTTGAAACGATTGGTGGCGGTAGAGTTAAAGCTTGGAAAATTTGAGGCAAAGCATAAAGGACAAATGGAACTGTATCTGCGGTGGTTAGATAAATACGAAAAACAGCAGGGAGAGCAGGCTCCCGTTGGTTTGATCCTTTGCGCTGAAAGCAGCCGGGAACAGGTGGAGCTGCTGGAAATGCATAAGGATGGAATTATAGTGGCAGAATATTGGACCGAACTTCCTCCCAAAAAAGAACTCGAAAAAAAAATACACAGTATTTTAATAGAAGCACGTGAACGGATACAGCAAAACAGACTGGGATTGTAA
- a CDS encoding DoxX family protein, giving the protein MNRRNKIIYWIATVWLALGMTSTGIVQLIRQKEETEMMVHLGYPVYLLTLLGIWKILGVIAVLIPRHPLLKEWAYAGFFFTVTGAIFSHLAGGDGGRGLFGPVLLLVLTAVSWYFRPADRRTSTRNQ; this is encoded by the coding sequence ATGAATAGGAGAAACAAGATCATCTACTGGATCGCTACCGTCTGGCTGGCACTGGGTATGACATCTACCGGTATCGTACAGCTGATCCGGCAAAAAGAAGAAACGGAAATGATGGTACACCTGGGTTACCCGGTTTACCTGCTTACACTACTCGGCATCTGGAAAATCCTGGGCGTGATCGCTGTACTGATCCCCCGGCATCCTTTGCTGAAAGAATGGGCTTATGCCGGTTTTTTCTTTACCGTGACGGGTGCGATCTTTTCCCACCTGGCCGGCGGTGATGGTGGCAGGGGGCTTTTTGGCCCGGTGCTGTTACTGGTGCTTACCGCGGTTTCCTGGTATTTCCGTCCGGCAGACCGGAGAACAAGTACGAGAAATCAGTAA
- a CDS encoding SRPBCC family protein — protein MERKTKIDAAEGRQDLVITREFDLPLDLLFRAYAEPEIIEQWMGTKVLKLENKQHGGYQFETSDGKGNIVFRANGAIHEFVPEKKITRTFEMENALFGIQLEFLEFESLSEDTSKLIMQIVYRSAKHREEQLKLPFSYGINMAHDRLEEVLGKLK, from the coding sequence ATGGAACGAAAAACAAAAATCGATGCCGCAGAAGGCCGGCAGGATCTGGTGATTACAAGGGAATTTGATTTGCCGCTGGACCTGCTGTTCCGGGCATATGCCGAGCCCGAAATTATTGAACAATGGATGGGTACCAAAGTACTCAAACTGGAGAATAAACAGCACGGAGGATATCAGTTTGAAACCAGTGATGGTAAGGGCAATATCGTTTTCCGCGCCAATGGTGCTATTCATGAATTTGTACCGGAAAAAAAGATCACCCGCACCTTTGAAATGGAAAACGCCCTTTTTGGGATCCAGCTGGAATTCCTGGAGTTTGAATCCCTGTCGGAAGATACCAGCAAGCTCATCATGCAGATCGTTTACCGGTCGGCAAAACACCGGGAGGAGCAATTGAAACTGCCCTTTTCCTATGGGATCAATATGGCGCACGACCGGCTGGAAGAGGTGCTGGGCAAATTAAAATAA
- a CDS encoding ArsR/SmtB family transcription factor, whose product MNLRRDVFQAIADPTRRAILLLVAAQSMTAGAIAANFDTARPTVSKHLQILTECELLQQEQNGREIYYHFNAKKMKAVADFIEPFRKMWDDRFNKLEDVMKKYKSKK is encoded by the coding sequence ATGAATCTGAGACGCGATGTTTTCCAGGCAATAGCAGATCCCACCAGAAGGGCCATCCTGCTGCTGGTAGCGGCACAATCCATGACGGCCGGTGCCATCGCCGCAAATTTTGATACCGCCCGCCCCACTGTATCCAAGCATCTGCAGATCCTTACGGAATGCGAATTACTGCAACAGGAACAGAACGGCCGGGAAATTTATTACCATTTTAATGCAAAAAAAATGAAAGCAGTAGCCGATTTTATTGAACCCTTCCGCAAGATGTGGGACGACCGGTTTAACAAACTGGAGGACGTGATGAAAAAATACAAATCAAAAAAATAA
- a CDS encoding Crp/Fnr family transcriptional regulator encodes MHPLIQHIQKITSSGDAGEAQLLPFFEARSYRKKALLQEEDKRCLSYFFVIKGCLRLFFTDHNGAEQTMQFALENWWMTDLDAFRTGRNSAYSIQALEATEVLAIDAKNYAQLLEEIPLMEKYFRRVYERAYAASLLRVQMISRLPKNEFYELFESKYPDFIQRVPQKVLASFLGFTPEYLSELRKKRIEKNKND; translated from the coding sequence ATGCATCCTCTTATTCAACACATCCAAAAGATCACCAGCTCCGGTGATGCCGGCGAAGCACAGCTCCTGCCGTTTTTTGAAGCCCGGTCTTACCGGAAAAAGGCATTGCTACAGGAAGAAGACAAACGCTGCCTTTCTTATTTTTTTGTAATAAAAGGATGCCTGCGCTTATTTTTTACCGATCACAACGGAGCAGAGCAGACCATGCAGTTTGCACTGGAGAACTGGTGGATGACCGACCTGGACGCTTTTCGTACCGGGCGGAACTCGGCTTACTCCATCCAGGCACTGGAAGCCACAGAAGTACTGGCCATCGATGCAAAAAACTATGCGCAACTACTGGAAGAAATCCCCCTGATGGAAAAATATTTCCGCCGGGTGTATGAACGTGCCTATGCAGCATCACTGCTTCGCGTGCAGATGATCTCGCGGTTGCCGAAAAATGAATTTTATGAACTCTTTGAATCTAAATATCCGGATTTCATCCAGCGGGTGCCTCAAAAGGTGCTGGCTTCCTTCCTGGGTTTTACACCGGAGTACCTGAGCGAGCTGCGCAAAAAAAGAATCGAAAAAAATAAGAATGACTGA
- a CDS encoding Crp/Fnr family transcriptional regulator — protein MTEQLIRHIQQLLPDFIPPREEMRSLFRTRSVKKEELLLEEAMLCNDIYFVNRGCLYLFYNYNNRKEVIHFALENWWLTDYKTFGDENPSVYAIAAVEDSEITSISRKDYEQLLLHVPMMALYFNKIHERAYGAALFKQKTYATLSKEDFYRYFSTTYPAFLQRVPDALFASYMGVSTEQLIAIRQALIS, from the coding sequence ATGACTGAACAGCTGATCCGCCATATTCAACAATTACTCCCGGATTTTATCCCGCCCCGGGAAGAAATGCGTTCTTTATTCCGGACCCGGTCCGTAAAAAAGGAAGAACTGCTTTTAGAAGAAGCAATGCTCTGCAACGACATTTATTTTGTAAACAGGGGGTGTCTCTATCTTTTTTATAATTATAATAACCGGAAGGAAGTCATTCATTTTGCACTGGAGAACTGGTGGCTGACGGATTATAAAACATTTGGTGATGAAAACCCTTCTGTGTATGCGATAGCTGCTGTGGAAGACTCGGAGATCACCAGCATCAGCCGCAAAGACTATGAGCAACTGCTGCTGCACGTCCCGATGATGGCACTGTATTTTAACAAAATACATGAACGGGCTTATGGCGCAGCACTGTTCAAACAAAAGACCTATGCCACCTTGTCCAAAGAAGATTTTTATCGTTATTTCAGCACCACTTATCCTGCTTTCCTGCAACGGGTGCCCGATGCCCTTTTTGCTTCTTATATGGGTGTTTCAACGGAACAACTGATAGCGATCAGGCAGGCCCTTATTTCTTAA
- a CDS encoding SDR family oxidoreductase, translating into MKIVVIGGTGLIGSQVVSQLQQAGHEAIAASPNTGVNTLTGEGLNEVLAGAQVVVDVSNSPSFADEPVMNFFKTSNEHLLPAEKAAGVQHHIALSVVGTPDLQASGYFRAKQVQEDMIKASGIPYTIVHATQFFEFAGGIIQMSLTGDTIVLPDANIQPIASKDVAAFIAETALAAPANKILEIGGPEKFNMKSWIGQYMQATHKNYAVTSDATALYSGAPLEADTLTPKAAVYLGPTQYADWIAIPGNQR; encoded by the coding sequence ATGAAAATAGTTGTTATCGGCGGTACCGGCCTTATTGGTAGCCAGGTTGTCAGTCAATTGCAGCAGGCAGGACATGAAGCCATCGCAGCTTCTCCGAATACGGGGGTGAACACGCTTACCGGTGAAGGGTTGAACGAAGTGTTAGCGGGCGCTCAGGTAGTGGTTGATGTTTCCAACTCGCCTTCCTTTGCAGATGAACCTGTAATGAATTTTTTCAAAACTTCCAATGAGCACCTGTTGCCGGCGGAAAAAGCAGCGGGCGTGCAACATCATATCGCCCTGTCGGTAGTTGGCACCCCGGACCTGCAGGCCAGCGGATATTTTCGCGCGAAACAGGTGCAGGAAGATATGATCAAAGCATCCGGCATCCCCTACACGATTGTACATGCCACACAATTCTTTGAATTTGCCGGTGGTATTATCCAGATGAGTCTCACAGGCGATACCATTGTTTTACCGGATGCCAATATCCAGCCTATCGCCAGCAAGGATGTGGCGGCATTTATAGCAGAAACGGCGCTGGCAGCCCCGGCCAATAAAATCCTGGAAATAGGCGGACCTGAAAAATTCAATATGAAGTCCTGGATCGGGCAATATATGCAGGCCACTCATAAGAATTACGCAGTAACATCCGATGCTACAGCGCTATATTCAGGCGCGCCATTGGAAGCTGATACACTGACTCCCAAAGCAGCCGTTTATCTTGGCCCTACCCAATATGCAGACTGGATCGCAATTCCCGGAAATCAGCGATAG
- a CDS encoding glycoside hydrolase family 125 protein codes for MNRKTFLQHTSVLSAGLALNHFSFAQSKNDFPLVRVSESERHFKSAAIENAIKAFQSKVKSKELGWLFNNCFPNTLDTTVFYTEKDGKPDTYVITGDIDAMWLRDSSAQVYPYLQFTKQDQALHKLIAGVIRKQTHFILKDPYANAFYNDDSKVSEWKETDNTDMKPGIHERKWEIDSLCYPIRLAHRFWKETGDTTPFDATWKEGIALTLKTFKEQQRKEGPGPYKFERKTSWATDGIPMGGYGYPVKPVGLICSMFRPSDDATIFAYLIPSNLFAVVSLRQASEMVGKISGDARLANELTQLADEVETAVKKYAIITHPQYGKMYAYEVNGYGSHILMDDANVPSLLGLPYLGAVKNTDPLYKATRNYVWSSENPFFFRGSAAEGIGGPHIGKDMIWPMSITMKALTSNDDKEIRWSISTLQKTHGDTGFMHESFHKDDPKKFTRKWFAWSNTLFGELLWKTFNERPALLG; via the coding sequence ATGAACCGTAAGACCTTTTTACAGCATACCAGCGTGCTGAGCGCCGGACTGGCATTGAATCATTTTTCTTTTGCCCAAAGCAAAAACGATTTTCCTTTGGTACGGGTTTCCGAAAGTGAGCGGCATTTTAAAAGCGCCGCAATTGAAAACGCGATCAAGGCATTTCAGTCGAAAGTAAAAAGTAAAGAACTGGGCTGGTTGTTCAACAATTGTTTTCCCAATACACTGGACACAACGGTTTTTTATACTGAAAAGGACGGAAAACCGGACACCTACGTTATTACCGGCGATATTGATGCCATGTGGCTGCGCGACAGCTCCGCACAGGTGTATCCTTATTTACAGTTTACGAAACAGGACCAGGCGCTGCATAAGCTGATTGCGGGTGTGATCCGTAAGCAAACCCATTTTATTTTGAAAGATCCGTATGCCAATGCTTTTTATAATGATGACAGCAAAGTAAGTGAATGGAAGGAAACGGATAACACCGATATGAAACCCGGTATACATGAACGGAAATGGGAGATCGATTCATTGTGTTATCCCATCCGGCTGGCCCATCGTTTCTGGAAGGAAACAGGAGATACCACACCTTTTGATGCTACATGGAAGGAAGGTATTGCCCTTACATTGAAAACCTTTAAAGAACAACAGCGTAAGGAAGGGCCCGGTCCTTATAAGTTTGAACGGAAAACTTCCTGGGCTACAGACGGCATCCCGATGGGGGGCTATGGCTACCCGGTAAAACCCGTGGGGCTGATCTGTTCCATGTTCCGGCCAAGCGATGATGCTACTATTTTCGCTTATCTGATCCCCTCCAACCTGTTTGCCGTGGTAAGTTTGCGACAAGCTTCAGAAATGGTGGGCAAGATTTCAGGAGATGCCCGGCTGGCGAATGAACTCACGCAATTGGCAGATGAGGTGGAAACTGCTGTAAAAAAATATGCAATCATTACACATCCGCAATACGGAAAAATGTACGCCTATGAGGTAAACGGCTATGGCAGCCATATATTGATGGACGATGCCAACGTTCCCAGTCTGCTGGGACTGCCCTACCTGGGTGCAGTAAAGAATACAGACCCCTTGTATAAAGCTACACGTAATTATGTATGGTCATCCGAGAATCCGTTCTTCTTTAGAGGTTCGGCGGCTGAAGGTATTGGCGGTCCGCATATTGGTAAAGACATGATCTGGCCCATGAGCATCACCATGAAAGCACTTACCTCCAATGATGACAAGGAAATCCGCTGGAGTATCAGCACCCTTCAAAAAACACACGGCGATACCGGCTTTATGCATGAGTCTTTTCATAAGGATGATCCGAAGAAGTTCACCCGGAAATGGTTTGCCTGGTCCAATACCCTGTTCGGCGAATTGCTCTGGAAGACCTTTAATGAGCGTCCGGCACTGTTGGGATAG